Proteins encoded in a region of the Globicephala melas chromosome 1, mGloMel1.2, whole genome shotgun sequence genome:
- the FMO1 gene encoding LOW QUALITY PROTEIN: flavin-containing monooxygenase 1 (The sequence of the model RefSeq protein was modified relative to this genomic sequence to represent the inferred CDS: inserted 1 base in 1 codon; substituted 2 bases at 2 genomic stop codons) has product MAKRVATVGAGVSGLASIKRCPEEGLEPTCFERSDDLGGLWRFTEHVEEGRASLYKSVVSNSCKEMSCYPDFPFPEDYPNYVPNSVFLEYLKMYANQFNLLKCIQFKTKVLSVTKRPDFSVTGQWEVVTLHEGKQESAIFDAVMVCTSFLTNPYLPLDSFPGINTVKGQYFHSXEYKHPDIFRDKRVLVIGMGNSGTDIAMEASHVAKKVSFLIVTEHPWAWVISQVFDSGYPWDMVLVMRFQTMFRNSLPTPVVNWLIARRMNSWFNRENYGLIPEDRTQLREPVLSNELPGRXITGKVLIKPSVKEVXENSVVFNNTPKEEPIDIIVFATGYTFAFPFLHETVVKVEDGQASLYKYIFPAHLQKPTLAVIGLIKPLGSMITTGEMQTRWAVQVLKGVNKLPPSSVMIEEVNARKKNKPSGFGLCYCKALQSHYIPCIDELLTYIDAKPNLFSLLLTDPRLALTIFFGPCTPYQFRLTGPGKWEGARNAIMTLWDQTFKVTKTRDVQESPSPFASLLKLFSFLALLVAIFLIFL; this is encoded by the exons GAACATGTTGAAGAAGGCAGAGCCAGCCTCTACAAGTCTGTGGTTTCCAACAGCTGCAAGGAGATGTCTTGTTACCCAGACTTTCCATTCCCAGAAGATTATCCAAACTATGTGCCAAATTCTGTATTCCTGGAATATCTCAAAATGTATGCAAACCAGTTCAACCTTCTGAAATGCATTCAATTCAAG ACTAAAGTCCTCAGTGTAACAAAACGCCCAGATTTTTCTGTTACCGGCCAATGGGAGGTAGTCACTCTGCATGAAGGGAAGCAAGAGTCAGCCATCTTTGACGCTGTCATGGTCTGCACTAGTTTTCTTACTAACCCATATTTGCCACTGGACTCCTTTCCAG gtaTAAATACTGTTAAAGGCCAGTATTTTCATAGCTGAGAGTATAAACATCCAGATATATTTAGAGACAAGAGAGTTCTTGTGATTGGAATGGGGAATTCTGGCACAGACATTGCTATGGAGGCCAGCCACGTGGCAAAGAAGGTATCATTCTTGAT AGTTACTGAACACCCCTGGGCGTGGGTGATCAGCCAGGTCTTTGACTCAGGCTACCCATGGGACATGGTGCTCGTGATGCGATTTCAGACCATGTTCAGAAATTCTCTCCCAACTCCAGTTGTGAATTGGTTGATAGCAAGAAGGATGAACAGCTGGTTCAATCGTGAAAATTATGGCTTAATACCAGAAGACAG GACACAACTAAGAGAGCCTGTGCTAAGTAATGAGCTCCCAGGCC ATATCACTGGGAAAGTGCTCATCAAGCCAAGCGTAAAGGAGGTGTAGGAAAACTCTGTTGTATTTAACAACACCCCAAAGGAAGAGCCCATTGATATCATTGTCTTTGCCACTGGATACACCTTTGCTTTCCCCTTCCTCCATGAGACTGTGGTGAAAGTTGAAGATGGCCAAGCATCACTATACAAGTACATCTTCCCTGCACATCTGCAAAAGCCAACCCTGGCTGTTATTGGCCTCATCAAACCCTTGGGTTCCATGATAACCACAGGGGAAATGCAAACGCGATGGGCTGTTCAGGTCCTGAAAG GTGTTAATAAATTACCACCATCGAGCGTCATGATAGAGGAAgttaatgcaagaaaaaaaaacaagcccaGTGG GTTTGGCTTGTGTTACTGCAAAGCTTTACAATCCCATTATATCCCATGCATAGATGAACTCCTGACCTATATCGATGCAAAGCCCAACCTGTTCTCTCTGCTCCTGACAGATCCACGCCTGGCTTTGACCATCTTCTTCGGCCCATGCACACCATACCAGTTCCGTTTGACCGGCCCAGGGAAATGGGAAGGAGCCAGAAATGCTATCATGACCCTGTGGGACCAAACATTCAAGGTCACAAAAACTAGAGATGTACAAGAATCCCCTTCTCCCTTTGCAAGCTTACTTAAACTCTTCAGCTTTCTAGCTTTGCTTGTGGccattttcctgattttcctATAA